From the genome of Planctomycetota bacterium:
GCCCCGATCCCGAAAGACAAAGAGAAAGCCAAGGACGAAGTGCTCATTCTCGGCATCTGGAAACTCGACAAGTTCGACAACGGTGGTGAACCCGGAGGCCCGCCTCCGGACGAACTCGACAAAATCCGGTTCGTGTTCGAGAAAGATGGCAAACTGAAACTGACCGGCGGACCGAATGGCGAGTCGATCGAAGGCGAGTACAAACTCGACCCGGCCGCGAAACCGAAAACGATGGACCTCACGATCCAAGGGCGAACTGCACCCGGCCTTTACGACCTCGACGGTGACACCCTGAAGGTTTGCATCACAGAAG
Proteins encoded in this window:
- a CDS encoding TIGR03067 domain-containing protein is translated as MRLPTLVAVVLIPAVLVAAPIPKDKEKAKDEVLILGIWKLDKFDNGGEPGGPPPDELDKIRFVFEKDGKLKLTGGPNGESIEGEYKLDPAAKPKTMDLTIQGRTAPGLYDLDGDTLKVCITEGENATRPTELKPDGNRTPVVTFKRVKEEKKDK